One window from the genome of Eublepharis macularius isolate TG4126 chromosome 15, MPM_Emac_v1.0, whole genome shotgun sequence encodes:
- the LOC129343360 gene encoding zinc finger protein 853-like → MREGLLGRPAAAARPAGHALGAMDLVAGMEVGAEIEVTEDGALEELPLRLENAKNCLSWESLDISSSDDDGEAYLTFCLPVRRPPRPAPRIPAQRPPVSPSVVKSPACEKRVPPLYPCPLRPSVPASPGIPVFGAYQCQKCLQVFMEEWHYSQHLQDHAQEEAQQQAPQPLARSHSPPRKLRCLECGKRFLHPQHFARHTKWHLKLVRKGIKVCRKKGGRRSSQVSYVYKPLGAAGSQAGAKDGPGLPVAQENSRQPKNLQMPRLQRSSKRKGTKQPKRGPAEISRDEEVLVPAYPENSMTILDGEGGVSILHPWQKKQAAILESQVAGGLFQPTVFNAENQIIILDDQEAETRSVVPERHYAEVQTTLFDNQMNAARPLFFRTEEQATILNAQVNVDSLQLGELKEPAAIASGCVGQNPCALFRTVLLQADEPAAVLDGQIESSPLQQVIIKTSEVAPTLFVDAEPHLSSLDSATLQFVPMEFVTVPYGNSLTVDQTEPTEEGEKAWESPATTFQFPGYLPNVYQQNKQPPPTAPSCPSPKGPLVVRLFPCTSGEHPEVLDLEYDTGGGIPVASEPWEASVGTGQEAYTTEEAVEDNFIIVEVEADSCNQGLAVDRSQGSPRRQALHRIIQAASRNHVRRFKCPDCGVCYSRMSQLRSHQKGPKRQGRSYLCECGASFRGLLHLLRHQLQHLEEALFICATCGKSLKGHRGLARHGTCHPGPARFGCHCGVSFQRLSRYLWHHVKSQRPGLRVYTLSGFLSSG, encoded by the exons ATGCGGGAGGGCTTGCTGGGCCGGCCCGCGGCAGCGGCGAGGCCTGCCGGACACGCCTTG GGTGCAATGGATTTGGTGGCCGGGATGGAAGTTGGAGCCGAAATTGAAGTGACCGAAGATGGGGCCTTGGAAGAATTGCCCCTGCGCTTG GAAAATGCCAAGAACTGCCTCTCTTGGGAATCCCTGGACATCTCAAGCAGCGATGACGACGGGGAGGCATACCTGACTTTCTGCTTGCCCGTGAGGCGCCCTCCCCGGCCCGCCCCACGCATCCCAGCTCAGCGGCCGCCAGTCTCTCCCTCTGTTGTTAAATCGCCCGCTTGCGAAAAACGGGTCCCCCCCTTGTACCCCTGCCCTCTGCGCCCGAGCGTCCCTGCCTCCCCTGGGATTCCGGTGTTCGGAGCCTACCAGTGCCAGAAGTGCCTACAGGTGTTTATGGAGGAATGGCACTACTCCCAGCACCTGCAAGACCACGCTCAAGAGGAGGCCCAGCAACAAGCACCCCAGCCGCTCGCTCGGTCCCACTCCCCGCCCCGTAAGCTGCGCTGCCTGGAGTGCGGCAAGCGGTTCCTGCACCCGCAGCATTTCGCGCGGCACACCAAGTGGCACCTGAAATTGGTGCGCAAGGGTATCAAAGTCTGCCGCAAGAAGGGTGGCCGGCGCTCTTCCCAGGTGTCCTATGTTTACAAGCCTCTCGGGGCTGCCGGCAGCCAGGCGGGAGCAAAGGATGGCCCGGGCCTTCCCGTCGCCCAGGAGAACTCAAGGCAGCCCAAAAATCTCCAGATGCCCAGGCTGCAGAGGTCCAGCAAGCGGAAAGGCACCAAGCAGCCGAAAAGGGGGCCTGCTGAGATCTCGCGAGACGAGGAGGTGCTGGTCCCCGCCTATCCGGAAAATTCCATGACCATCCTGGACGGCGAGGGTGGCGTGAGTATTCTGCATCCATGGCAGAAGAAGCAGGCGGCCATCTTGGAAAGCCAGGTGGCGGGAGGGCTGTTCCAGCCGACAGTATTCAACGCTGAAAACCAGATCATCATCTTGGACGACCAGGAGGCAGAGACCAGGTCCGTCGTGCCGGAACGACACTACGCTGAGGTACAGACCACCCTTTTTGACAACCAGATGAATGCCGCCAGGCCTCTCTTCTTCAGAACGGAGGAGCAGGCCACCATTTTGAACGCTCAGGTTAATGTAGACTCTCTTCAGCTGGGAGAGCTCAAGGAGCCGGCGGCCATTGCGTCTGGTTGTGTGGGCCAGAACCCTTGCGCCCTTTTCAGGACTGTACTCCTGCAGGCGGATGAGCCCGCAGCGGTCCTGGACGGCCAGATAGAGTCCAGCCCCCTTCAGCAAGTGATCATTAAGACGTCGGAGGTCGCTCCCACTCTCTTTGTGGACGCGGAACCTCATTTATCCTCCCTCGACTCGGCAACCCTCCAGTTTGTCCCCATGGAGTTTGTAACCGTCCCCTATGGGAACTCGTTGACCGTGGACCAAACGGAACCGACAGAGGAAGGGGAGAAGGCTTGGGAGTCCCCAGCCACCACTTTCCAGTTCCCGGGTTACCTGCCAAACGTGTACCAGCAAAATAAGCAACCGCCCCCTACTGCGCCCTCCTGTCCTTCACCCAAAGGGCCCTTGGTGGTCCGCTTGTTCCCTTGTACCTCCGGGGAGCATCCTGAGGTCTTAGACCTGGAGTATGATACTGGAGGGGGCATTCCGGTAGCCTCCGAACCATGGGAGGCCAGTGTCGGGACCGGGCAGGAGGCCTACACTACCGAGGAGGCAGTAGAAGATAACTTCATCATTGTGGAAGTGGAGGCAGATTCCTGCAACCAAGGCCTGGCAGTGGACCGCTCTCAAGGCAGCCCCAGACGGCAGGCCCTCCACAGGATTATCCAAGCCGCCAGTCGAAATCACGTCCGGCGCTTCAAGTGTCCGGACTGTGGCGTGTGCTATAGCCGGATGTCGCAGCTCCGTTCGCACCAGAAGGGGCCGAAACGTCAGGGACGGAGCTACCTGTGCGAATGCGGCGCTTCGTTCCGGGGCCTGCTTCATCTCCTGAGGCACCAGctccagcacctggaggaagCCCTTTTCATCTGCGCCACCTGTGGGAAGTCCCTTAAAGGACACAGGGGCCTGGCCAGGCACGGTACCTGCCATCCCGGCCCAGCCCGTTTCGGCTGCCACTGTGGCGTCAGCTTCCAGCGCTTGTCCCGTTACCTCTGGCATCACGTGAAGAGCCAGCGGCCCGGCTTGCGGGTTTACACTCTTTCAGGCTTCCTCTCCTCCGGCTGa